A single region of the Eublepharis macularius isolate TG4126 chromosome 14, MPM_Emac_v1.0, whole genome shotgun sequence genome encodes:
- the UBE4A gene encoding ubiquitin conjugation factor E4 A isoform X5, which produces MTDQENNNSGGGGGISRNPFAALFSSVADAKHFAATQRQPAAEETSASQDESDNSVSESLDDCDYSVAEISRSFRSQQELCEQLNINHMIQRIFLITLDNSDPSLKSGNGIPSRCVYLEEMAEDLEDQDWLDMENVEQALFTRLLLPEPGNHLIYMTTTTAQNLSAERDAGEKHILHYLFACFQRAKEEITKVPENLLPFATRCRNLTVSNTRTVLLTPEIYISQNVYEQLVDLMLEGLRGAHFEDVTEFLEEVIEVVTMDEEVRTFGEVMVPVFDILSGRIRELHLCQILLYSYLDMLLYFTRQKDIAQVFVEYIQPKDLTNGQLYQKTLLGTILSISCLLKTPGIVENHGYFLSPSRSSPQEIKVQESNIHQFMSQFHEKIYQMLKNLLQLSPQTKHRILSWLGNCLHANAGRAKIWASQMPEVFFQMYAPDAFFLNLGAALLRLCQPFCKPRSPRLLTFDPTYCALKELNEEEQKSKNVHMKGLEKETCLIPAVTDQEPEFAPSYNLVTENLVLTQYTLHLGFHRLHDQLIKINQSLHRLQAAWREAQQTSSPTADNLREQFERLMTIYLSTKTAMTEPQMLQNCLNLQVSMSVLLVQLAIGNRGTEFADLTFPVPEVKDNPLAYVPEFFADNLGDFFIFLRRFADDLLETSGDSLEHILNFVTVFTGDVDRMKNPHLRAKLAEVLEAVMPHLDPTQNSLVSSVFHRKRVFCSYLHAAHLAEALIKVFVDIEFTGDPHQFEQKFNYRRPMYPILRYMWGTDSYRKSIKALADYALENLEAMTPPLFLRFLNLLMNDAIFLLDEAIQYLSKIKIQQIEKDQGEWDSLSPETRREKEASLQMLGQLARFHNIMSNETIGTLAFLTSEIKSLFAHPFLAERMISMLNDFLQHLVGPKMGALKVKDFSEFDFKPQQLVSDICTIYLNLGDEENFCATVPKDGWSYSPTLFAQTVRVLKKINKPGDMIVAFSNLAERIKSLADLQQQEEETYADACDEFLDPIMSTLMADPVLLPSSRVTVDRSTIARHLLSDQTDPFNRSPLTMDQVRPNIELKERIQQWLAERKTVKEKMGGIP; this is translated from the exons ATGACCGACCAGGAGAACAACaacagcggcggcggcggcggcatctCGCGGAACCCCTTCGCCGCCCTCTTCAGCTCCGTGGCAGACGCCAAGCACTTCGCCGCCACGCAGAGGCAGCCTGCGG CGGAAGAAACCTCAGCCAGCCAGGATGAGTCTGACAACAGCGTGTCTGAAAGCCTGGATGATTGTGACTACTCAGTGGCGGAGATCAGCCGTTCCTTCCGCTCGCAGCAGGAGCTCTGTGAGCAACTCAACATCAACCACATGATCCAGAGAATCTTCCTGATCACTCTTGACAACA gtGACCCAAGTCTGAAAAGTGGCAATGGGATTCCCTCGCGCTGCGTGTAtttggaggagatggcagaggacCTGGAGGACCAGGACTGGCTGGACATGGAGAACGTGGAGCAG GCACTATTCACCCGACTTCTGCTCCCAGAACCAGGGAATCACTTGATTTACATGACCACCACCACTGCGCAGAATCTCTCTGCTGAAAGAGATGCAGGGGAGAAGCACATTCTGCATTATCTCTTTGCCTGCTTCCAGAGAGCAAAAGAAGAG ATCACCAAAGTGCCAGAGAACCTTTTGCCCTTCGCAACGCGTTGTCGGAATCTGACGGTGTCCAATACCCGCACAGTCCTCCTCACACCAGAGATTTACATCAGTCAGAATGTCTATGAGCAGCTGGTGGACTTGATGCTGGAGGGACTGAGAGGGGCTC ACTTTGAAGATGTAACTGAGTTCCTGGAAGAGGTCATAGAAGTTGTTACCATGGATGAAGAAGTGCGGACCTTTGGAGAGGTCATGGTTCCTGTCTTTGATATCCTTTCGGGGCGTATAAGAGAACTACACCTTTGCCAGATCCTGCTGTATTCCTACTTGGACATGCTCCTGTACTTCACCAGGCAGAAGGACATAGCCCAG GTTTTTGTAGAATACATCCAGCCAAAGGACCTAACCAATGGGCAACTCTACCAGAAGACTCTGCTGGGGACCATCTTGAGTATCTCATGCTTGCTGAAGACTCCTGGTATTGTTGAGAACCATGGATACTTCCTGTCCCCATCTCGGTCCAGCCCTCAGGAGATCAAGGTGCAGGAATCCAACATCCATCAG TTCATGTCCCAGTTCCATGAGAAGATCTATCAGATGCTGAAGAATCTGCTGCAGCTGTCCCCACAGACCAAGCACCGGATTCTGTCCTGGCTTGGGAACTGCCTCCATGCCAATGCCGGCCGTGCCAAGATCTGGGCCAGCCAGATGCCAGAGGTCTTCTTCCAGATGTATGCCCCAGATGCCTTCTTCCTGAACTTGGgggctgccctcctcaggctctgccAGCCTTTCTGCAAGCCCCGCTCCCCCCGGCTCCTCACGTTTGATCCCACCTACTGTGCTCTGAAAGAGCTGAACGAGGAAGAGCAGAAGAGCAAAAACGTCCATATGAAAG GGTTGGAAAAGGAGACCTGCTTGATCCCAGCTGTGACTGACCAGGAACCTGAGTTTGCCCCCAGCTACAACCTGGTAACAGAGAACTTGGTGCTGACGCAGTACACGCTCCATTTGGGTTTTCACAG ATTGCATGACCAACTGATCAAAATCAACCAGAGCCTTCATCGGCTGCAGGCGGCATGGAGAGAAGCTCAGCAGACCTCCAGCCCCACAGCGGATAACCTTCGGGAGCAGTTTGAGCGCCTCATGACCATCTATCTCTCCACCAAAACCGCCATGACTGAGCCACAGATGCTGCAGAACTGCCTCAACCTGCAGGTGTCCATGTCTGTCCTACTGGTCCAGCTGGCCATTGGAAACCGAGGAACTGAATTTGCAGACCTGACGTTTCCTGTGCCTGAAGTGAAGGACAATCCACTGGCTTATGTCCCAG AGTTCTTTGCTGATAACCTGGGCGACTTCTTCATTTTTCTACGTCGCTTTGCTGATGACCTCCTAGAGACATCGGGTGACTCCTTGGAGCACATCCTGAACTTTGTGACAGTTTTTACTGGGGATGTGGACAG GATGAAGAACCCACATCTGCGTGCCAAGCTTGCGGAAGTGCTGGAGGCTGTCATGCCCCACTTGGACCCAACGCAGAACTCCCTTGTCTCCAGTGTCTTCCATCGCAAGAGAGTCTTCTGCTCCTACCTGCATGCTGCTCACCTGGCTGAGGCACTCATCAAGGTCTTTGTGGACATCGAGTTCACAG GAGATCCCCATCAGTTTGAACAGAAATTCAACTATCGCAGACCCATGTATCCCATCCTCCGGTATATGTGGGGCACAGATTCCTACCGGAAAAGCATTAAG GCACTCGCTGACTATGCCCTGGAGAACCTGGAAGCCATGACCCCGCCTCTCTTTCTGCGCTTCCTTAACCTGCTCATGAATGATGCTATTTTCCTACTGGATGAAGCAATACAG TACCTGAGTAAAATCAAGATCCAGCAGATTGAGAAGGACCAGGGGGAGTGGGACAGCCTGTCCCCAGAGACGCGTCGTGAGAAGGAAGCCAGCCTACAGATGCTTGGGCAGCTGGCTCGCTTCCACAACATCATGTCCAATGAAACGATTGGGACCCTGGCTTTCCTGACTTCAG agataaagTCCCTCTTCGCGCACCCCTTCCTCGCAGAGCGGATGATCTCCATGCTCAATGACTTTCTGCAGCATCTGGTGGGCCCCAAAATGGGGGCCTTGAAGGTCAAGGACTTCAGTGAGTTTGACTTCAAGCCCCAGCAGCTGGTTTCGGATATCTGCACCATCTACTTGAATCTTGG GGATGAAGAAAACTTTTGTGCCACAGTGCCCAAAGATGGGTGGTCGTATTCCCCAACGCTTTTTGCTCAGACAGTCCGAGTCCTGAAGAAGATTAACAAGCCTGGCGACATGATTGTAGCATTTAGCAACCTGGCTGAACGGATCAAG TCCCTTGCAGACctacagcagcaggaggaggagaccTACGCTGACGCCTGTGATGAGTTCCTGGATCCCATCATGAGTACATTAATGGCAGACCCGGTGCTGCTGCCCTCCTCCCGGGTCACGGTGGATAGATCAACCATTGCCAGGCACCTCCTGAG TGACCAGACTGACCCTTTCAACCGGAGCCCCCTTACCATGGACCAGGTTAGACCAAATATTGAGCTGAAGGAACGGATCCAACAGTGGCTTGCAGAGAGGAAGACAGTAAAGGAGAAGATGGGAGGCATTCCCTGA
- the UBE4A gene encoding ubiquitin conjugation factor E4 A isoform X2 — MTDQENNNSGGGGGISRNPFAALFSSVADAKHFAATQRQPAAEETSASQDESDNSVSESLDDCDYSVAEISRSFRSQQELCEQLNINHMIQRIFLITLDNSDPSLKSGNGIPSRCVYLEEMAEDLEDQDWLDMENVEQALFTRLLLPEPGNHLIYMTTTTAQNLSAERDAGEKHILHYLFACFQRAKEEITKVPENLLPFATRCRNLTVSNTRTVLLTPEIYISQNVYEQLVDLMLEGLRGAHFEDVTEFLEEVIEVVTMDEEVRTFGEVMVPVFDILSGRIRELHLCQILLYSYLDMLLYFTRQKDIAQVFVEYIQPKDLTNGQLYQKTLLGTILSISCLLKTPGIVENHGYFLSPSRSSPQEIKVQESNIHQFMSQFHEKIYQMLKNLLQLSPQTKHRILSWLGNCLHANAGRAKIWASQMPEVFFQMYAPDAFFLNLGAALLRLCQPFCKPRSPRLLTFDPTYCALKELNEEEQKSKNVHMKGLEKETCLIPAVTDQEPEFAPSYNLVTENLVLTQYTLHLGFHRLHDQLIKINQSLHRLQAAWREAQQTSSPTADNLREQFERLMTIYLSTKTAMTEPQMLQNCLNLQVSMSVLLVQLAIGNRGTEFADLTFPVPEVKDNPLAYVPGEEQPVTQWPSAFPASPSFWVYMFTEFFADNLGDFFIFLRRFADDLLETSGDSLEHILNFVTVFTGDVDRMKNPHLRAKLAEVLEAVMPHLDPTQNSLVSSVFHRKRVFCSYLHAAHLAEALIKVFVDIEFTGDPHQFEQKFNYRRPMYPILRYMWGTDSYRKSIKALADYALENLEAMTPPLFLRFLNLLMNDAIFLLDEAIQYLSKIKIQQIEKDQGEWDSLSPETRREKEASLQMLGQLARFHNIMSNETIGTLAFLTSEIKSLFAHPFLAERMISMLNDFLQHLVGPKMGALKVKDFSEFDFKPQQLVSDICTIYLNLGDEENFCATVPKDGWSYSPTLFAQTVRVLKKINKPGDMIVAFSNLAERIKSLADLQQQEEETYADACDEFLDPIMSTLMADPVLLPSSRVTVDRSTIARHLLSDQTDPFNRSPLTMDQVRPNIELKERIQQWLAERKTVKEKMGGIP, encoded by the exons ATGACCGACCAGGAGAACAACaacagcggcggcggcggcggcatctCGCGGAACCCCTTCGCCGCCCTCTTCAGCTCCGTGGCAGACGCCAAGCACTTCGCCGCCACGCAGAGGCAGCCTGCGG CGGAAGAAACCTCAGCCAGCCAGGATGAGTCTGACAACAGCGTGTCTGAAAGCCTGGATGATTGTGACTACTCAGTGGCGGAGATCAGCCGTTCCTTCCGCTCGCAGCAGGAGCTCTGTGAGCAACTCAACATCAACCACATGATCCAGAGAATCTTCCTGATCACTCTTGACAACA gtGACCCAAGTCTGAAAAGTGGCAATGGGATTCCCTCGCGCTGCGTGTAtttggaggagatggcagaggacCTGGAGGACCAGGACTGGCTGGACATGGAGAACGTGGAGCAG GCACTATTCACCCGACTTCTGCTCCCAGAACCAGGGAATCACTTGATTTACATGACCACCACCACTGCGCAGAATCTCTCTGCTGAAAGAGATGCAGGGGAGAAGCACATTCTGCATTATCTCTTTGCCTGCTTCCAGAGAGCAAAAGAAGAG ATCACCAAAGTGCCAGAGAACCTTTTGCCCTTCGCAACGCGTTGTCGGAATCTGACGGTGTCCAATACCCGCACAGTCCTCCTCACACCAGAGATTTACATCAGTCAGAATGTCTATGAGCAGCTGGTGGACTTGATGCTGGAGGGACTGAGAGGGGCTC ACTTTGAAGATGTAACTGAGTTCCTGGAAGAGGTCATAGAAGTTGTTACCATGGATGAAGAAGTGCGGACCTTTGGAGAGGTCATGGTTCCTGTCTTTGATATCCTTTCGGGGCGTATAAGAGAACTACACCTTTGCCAGATCCTGCTGTATTCCTACTTGGACATGCTCCTGTACTTCACCAGGCAGAAGGACATAGCCCAG GTTTTTGTAGAATACATCCAGCCAAAGGACCTAACCAATGGGCAACTCTACCAGAAGACTCTGCTGGGGACCATCTTGAGTATCTCATGCTTGCTGAAGACTCCTGGTATTGTTGAGAACCATGGATACTTCCTGTCCCCATCTCGGTCCAGCCCTCAGGAGATCAAGGTGCAGGAATCCAACATCCATCAG TTCATGTCCCAGTTCCATGAGAAGATCTATCAGATGCTGAAGAATCTGCTGCAGCTGTCCCCACAGACCAAGCACCGGATTCTGTCCTGGCTTGGGAACTGCCTCCATGCCAATGCCGGCCGTGCCAAGATCTGGGCCAGCCAGATGCCAGAGGTCTTCTTCCAGATGTATGCCCCAGATGCCTTCTTCCTGAACTTGGgggctgccctcctcaggctctgccAGCCTTTCTGCAAGCCCCGCTCCCCCCGGCTCCTCACGTTTGATCCCACCTACTGTGCTCTGAAAGAGCTGAACGAGGAAGAGCAGAAGAGCAAAAACGTCCATATGAAAG GGTTGGAAAAGGAGACCTGCTTGATCCCAGCTGTGACTGACCAGGAACCTGAGTTTGCCCCCAGCTACAACCTGGTAACAGAGAACTTGGTGCTGACGCAGTACACGCTCCATTTGGGTTTTCACAG ATTGCATGACCAACTGATCAAAATCAACCAGAGCCTTCATCGGCTGCAGGCGGCATGGAGAGAAGCTCAGCAGACCTCCAGCCCCACAGCGGATAACCTTCGGGAGCAGTTTGAGCGCCTCATGACCATCTATCTCTCCACCAAAACCGCCATGACTGAGCCACAGATGCTGCAGAACTGCCTCAACCTGCAGGTGTCCATGTCTGTCCTACTGGTCCAGCTGGCCATTGGAAACCGAGGAACTGAATTTGCAGACCTGACGTTTCCTGTGCCTGAAGTGAAGGACAATCCACTGGCTTATGTCCCAG GGGAAGAGCAGCCGGTGACTCAGTGGCCAAGCGCATTCCCAGCCAGCCCCTCGTTTTGGGTTTATATGTTCACAGAGTTCTTTGCTGATAACCTGGGCGACTTCTTCATTTTTCTACGTCGCTTTGCTGATGACCTCCTAGAGACATCGGGTGACTCCTTGGAGCACATCCTGAACTTTGTGACAGTTTTTACTGGGGATGTGGACAG GATGAAGAACCCACATCTGCGTGCCAAGCTTGCGGAAGTGCTGGAGGCTGTCATGCCCCACTTGGACCCAACGCAGAACTCCCTTGTCTCCAGTGTCTTCCATCGCAAGAGAGTCTTCTGCTCCTACCTGCATGCTGCTCACCTGGCTGAGGCACTCATCAAGGTCTTTGTGGACATCGAGTTCACAG GAGATCCCCATCAGTTTGAACAGAAATTCAACTATCGCAGACCCATGTATCCCATCCTCCGGTATATGTGGGGCACAGATTCCTACCGGAAAAGCATTAAG GCACTCGCTGACTATGCCCTGGAGAACCTGGAAGCCATGACCCCGCCTCTCTTTCTGCGCTTCCTTAACCTGCTCATGAATGATGCTATTTTCCTACTGGATGAAGCAATACAG TACCTGAGTAAAATCAAGATCCAGCAGATTGAGAAGGACCAGGGGGAGTGGGACAGCCTGTCCCCAGAGACGCGTCGTGAGAAGGAAGCCAGCCTACAGATGCTTGGGCAGCTGGCTCGCTTCCACAACATCATGTCCAATGAAACGATTGGGACCCTGGCTTTCCTGACTTCAG agataaagTCCCTCTTCGCGCACCCCTTCCTCGCAGAGCGGATGATCTCCATGCTCAATGACTTTCTGCAGCATCTGGTGGGCCCCAAAATGGGGGCCTTGAAGGTCAAGGACTTCAGTGAGTTTGACTTCAAGCCCCAGCAGCTGGTTTCGGATATCTGCACCATCTACTTGAATCTTGG GGATGAAGAAAACTTTTGTGCCACAGTGCCCAAAGATGGGTGGTCGTATTCCCCAACGCTTTTTGCTCAGACAGTCCGAGTCCTGAAGAAGATTAACAAGCCTGGCGACATGATTGTAGCATTTAGCAACCTGGCTGAACGGATCAAG TCCCTTGCAGACctacagcagcaggaggaggagaccTACGCTGACGCCTGTGATGAGTTCCTGGATCCCATCATGAGTACATTAATGGCAGACCCGGTGCTGCTGCCCTCCTCCCGGGTCACGGTGGATAGATCAACCATTGCCAGGCACCTCCTGAG TGACCAGACTGACCCTTTCAACCGGAGCCCCCTTACCATGGACCAGGTTAGACCAAATATTGAGCTGAAGGAACGGATCCAACAGTGGCTTGCAGAGAGGAAGACAGTAAAGGAGAAGATGGGAGGCATTCCCTGA